A region from the Pseudomonas cucumis genome encodes:
- a CDS encoding FKBP-type peptidyl-prolyl cis-trans isomerase encodes MNDELQVIDLEVGDGKAAVKGALITTQYRGWLEDGTEFDSSYSRGKPFQCVIGTGRVIKGWDQGIMGMQVGGKRKLLVPAHLAYGERSMGAITPNSNLIFEIELLEVLTRDD; translated from the coding sequence ATGAATGATGAGTTGCAGGTAATCGACCTTGAAGTGGGCGACGGCAAAGCCGCCGTCAAAGGCGCGCTGATCACCACCCAATATCGCGGGTGGCTGGAAGATGGCACTGAATTCGATTCTTCCTACAGCCGGGGTAAACCTTTCCAGTGCGTGATTGGCACGGGACGGGTGATCAAGGGCTGGGATCAAGGAATCATGGGCATGCAGGTTGGCGGTAAACGCAAGCTGCTGGTGCCGGCGCATCTGGCCTATGGCGAGCGCTCGATGGGGGCGATTACGCCGAATTCGAATCTGATTTTCGAGATTGAATTGCTGGAAGTGCTGACGCGGGATGATTGA
- a CDS encoding metal/formaldehyde-sensitive transcriptional repressor, which produces MSHIHEHKDDLLNRVRRIAGQVQAVERALESDAECAKTLHLVAAIRGAVNGLMDQFIDAHAREHVAHPGLSDEARAEGVEDLLQAIRRYSK; this is translated from the coding sequence ATGTCGCACATCCACGAACACAAAGACGACCTGCTAAATCGTGTCCGGCGTATTGCCGGTCAGGTCCAGGCGGTGGAGCGGGCGCTGGAGTCCGACGCCGAATGCGCCAAAACCTTACATCTGGTCGCGGCGATCCGCGGAGCGGTCAATGGTCTGATGGATCAGTTTATCGACGCCCACGCCCGTGAACATGTGGCGCATCCCGGACTCAGCGATGAAGCCCGCGCCGAAGGCGTTGAAGACTTGTTGCAAGCCATCCGCCGTTACTCGAAATAG
- the dmeF gene encoding CDF family Co(II)/Ni(II) efflux transporter DmeF, whose protein sequence is MTLTPQASRYTHDHLFLGAAHDENARRTLWVVALTFVMMIGEIAAGYITGSMALLADGFHMATHVGALGIAAAAYGFARRHANNSRFSFGTGKVGDLAGFASAIVLGLVSIGIAGESIVRLLQPTAVAFTEATVIAVVGLAVNIVSAFLLSGNHGHHGHDHHDHSHAHAHHHDNNLRSAYLHVLADALTSVLAIVALLAGRYLGWVWLDPVMGIVGAIVIARWAYGLMRDSAAVLLDTTDEHVAAEIRELLESADDVRISDLHVWQVGPQARAAIVSVVAVAGVSADAIRERLAPVHELSHLTIEHRHA, encoded by the coding sequence ATGACACTGACACCTCAGGCTTCGCGTTATACCCACGACCACCTGTTTCTGGGCGCCGCCCACGATGAGAACGCGCGCCGCACGTTGTGGGTGGTGGCGCTGACCTTCGTGATGATGATTGGCGAGATTGCCGCCGGTTACATCACCGGTTCCATGGCGCTGCTGGCGGACGGTTTTCATATGGCGACTCACGTCGGGGCCTTGGGCATTGCCGCGGCGGCCTACGGTTTTGCCAGGCGGCATGCCAACAACTCGCGCTTCAGTTTCGGTACCGGCAAGGTCGGGGACCTGGCAGGTTTTGCTTCTGCCATCGTGCTGGGCCTGGTGTCGATCGGCATCGCCGGCGAATCCATTGTGCGGCTATTACAGCCGACTGCCGTGGCCTTTACCGAAGCGACGGTGATTGCGGTGGTAGGGCTGGCGGTGAACATCGTCAGTGCGTTTCTGTTGTCGGGCAATCATGGACATCACGGCCATGATCATCATGATCACAGTCATGCCCACGCTCATCATCACGACAACAACCTGCGTTCGGCGTATTTGCATGTCCTGGCCGATGCGTTGACCTCGGTGCTGGCCATCGTGGCATTGTTAGCCGGGCGCTACCTGGGCTGGGTCTGGCTGGACCCGGTGATGGGGATTGTTGGTGCCATCGTAATCGCGAGATGGGCATATGGCTTGATGCGTGACAGCGCCGCCGTGTTACTCGACACCACCGATGAACACGTCGCCGCCGAAATTCGTGAGTTGCTCGAATCGGCGGACGATGTTCGCATCAGTGACCTTCACGTCTGGCAAGTCGGCCCTCAGGCGCGGGCGGCGATTGTCAGTGTCGTGGCCGTGGCGGGTGTCAGTGCCGACGCAATTCGCGAACGCCTGGCGCCGGTTCATGAGTTGTCTCACCTGACGATCGAGCATCGCCACGCTTGA
- a CDS encoding cytochrome P450 — protein MDPIIAATHADPYPYYAQLRAEGGLVFHQGLKLWVASSARAAAAVLAHPDCHVRPSHEPVPKSIAQGMAGKVFGQLMRMNEGERQRCPRAAIEPGLTLIDVNVVNELVGARLITPGADGLYAAMFRGPVCVVAALLGFSPAQGRAISELTADFVACLSPLSDQAQLDAAHVAAEQLKGYFIELLDDPNNRSTLLTGIRQRFAATSTDPETLIANLIGLFSQTCEATAGLIGNALLALIRNPQLDSAPVDDLIAEVQRFDPSVQNTRRFVAAPCEIDGISLNPGDVILVLLASANRDPQLNDDPDTFLLDRPNRRSFTFGAGRHQCPGQVLAMSIASATLSKILTMKPALDRLTWHYRPSLNGRIPLFA, from the coding sequence ATGGACCCGATCATCGCTGCGACTCACGCCGATCCTTACCCTTACTACGCGCAATTGCGCGCCGAGGGTGGGCTGGTTTTTCATCAGGGACTGAAATTGTGGGTCGCCAGTAGCGCCCGAGCCGCTGCCGCCGTGCTGGCGCATCCGGATTGTCATGTGCGCCCGTCCCATGAGCCAGTGCCCAAGAGTATTGCCCAAGGCATGGCCGGCAAGGTGTTCGGTCAGTTAATGCGGATGAACGAGGGTGAGCGGCAGCGTTGCCCGAGGGCGGCGATTGAGCCGGGACTGACGTTGATTGACGTGAACGTGGTCAACGAATTGGTCGGCGCTCGGTTGATCACTCCGGGCGCCGATGGGCTGTACGCGGCGATGTTTCGCGGGCCAGTCTGTGTGGTGGCGGCGTTGCTGGGGTTCTCTCCGGCTCAGGGCCGGGCCATCAGCGAGCTGACCGCCGACTTCGTCGCCTGCCTGTCGCCACTCAGCGATCAGGCGCAACTGGACGCTGCCCATGTCGCGGCGGAACAGCTGAAGGGTTATTTCATCGAGCTTCTGGACGACCCGAACAATCGAAGCACCTTGCTCACCGGTATCCGGCAGCGTTTCGCGGCGACATCGACCGATCCTGAAACCTTGATCGCCAACCTGATTGGCCTTTTCTCCCAGACCTGTGAAGCCACTGCCGGGCTGATCGGCAATGCGCTATTGGCGTTGATTCGAAACCCACAGTTGGATTCGGCTCCAGTTGATGACCTGATCGCTGAAGTCCAGCGCTTCGACCCGTCGGTGCAAAACACCCGCCGTTTCGTTGCCGCACCGTGTGAAATCGACGGCATAAGCCTGAACCCCGGCGACGTCATCCTGGTGCTGCTGGCTTCGGCCAATCGCGATCCGCAGCTTAATGACGATCCCGATACGTTCCTGCTCGACCGCCCGAACCGTCGCAGCTTCACTTTCGGCGCGGGGCGTCATCAATGTCCGGGACAGGTGCTGGCCATGAGCATTGCCAGTGCGACGCTGAGCAAAATTCTGACCATGAAACCCGCGCTGGACCGGTTGACCTGGCACTACCGCCCTTCCCTGAACGGCCGCATTCCGCTCTTTGCCTGA
- a CDS encoding ArsR/SmtB family transcription factor, whose protein sequence is MNAEQHDVGVSQVAAAIAEPARTKILCSLMDGHARTSTELATIAQVSASTASAHLAKLKELALVRLHVQGRHRYYSLADKRVAQALEALMVIGQNAVPMFNPRTPDRLQFARTCYDHMAGTLAVVLHDRMIEAGWLLETDEQAYRLSDSGEALFEGLGIDVNNLSTLRRRFACPCLDWSMRRPHLGGALGATLLQTAIKRKWVTQDLDSRALALTAVGRKELSRWFAVELPVQVTTAQPAPTENRRRAIASPVA, encoded by the coding sequence ATGAACGCAGAACAACATGACGTCGGCGTTTCTCAAGTGGCCGCAGCGATTGCCGAGCCTGCGCGGACGAAAATCCTCTGCTCGTTGATGGACGGCCACGCCCGCACCAGCACCGAGTTGGCGACGATTGCCCAAGTCAGCGCTTCGACCGCCAGCGCGCACCTGGCCAAGCTCAAGGAATTGGCGCTGGTGCGTTTGCACGTTCAGGGCCGCCATCGCTATTACAGCCTCGCGGACAAGCGCGTGGCCCAGGCCCTGGAAGCGTTGATGGTGATCGGCCAGAACGCTGTGCCAATGTTCAACCCGCGCACCCCGGACCGCCTGCAATTCGCCCGCACCTGCTACGACCACATGGCCGGCACGTTGGCAGTGGTGCTGCATGACCGGATGATCGAAGCGGGGTGGTTGCTGGAAACCGATGAGCAGGCTTATCGACTGAGCGACAGCGGCGAAGCGTTGTTCGAAGGGTTGGGTATCGACGTCAATAACCTCAGCACCTTGCGCCGTCGCTTCGCCTGCCCGTGCCTGGACTGGAGCATGCGCCGGCCGCATCTGGGCGGTGCCTTGGGCGCGACGTTGCTGCAAACGGCGATCAAACGCAAATGGGTGACGCAGGATCTGGACAGCAGGGCTTTGGCGTTGACGGCGGTGGGGCGCAAGGAACTCAGTCGCTGGTTCGCCGTTGAGCTGCCGGTTCAGGTGACGACAGCACAACCCGCGCCTACCGAGAACAGGCGCCGCGCGATCGCCAGTCCTGTGGCTTAG
- a CDS encoding LysE family translocator, giving the protein MNSYGLFVLFATLTILSPGPGVVLTLSNAVRHGWTGAVPGILGIASGAFVVAAISATSVGLILSTSANAFTALKYAGAAYLLYLGYKSWRSDRFSTLLETRPSSPGYRFLEAASMQLLNPKAVFFFLAVFPQFIDTSAHFYTQFIKLVATYGVLVILVHGSYALLANAAKGWLSSPKGSWLTAKVSGVTFAGFGVLMASSSR; this is encoded by the coding sequence ATGAACAGCTACGGCCTCTTTGTACTTTTCGCCACCCTGACCATTTTGAGCCCGGGGCCTGGCGTGGTCCTGACCCTGTCCAACGCAGTGCGCCACGGCTGGACGGGGGCGGTGCCGGGCATTCTGGGGATCGCGTCGGGGGCGTTTGTGGTCGCCGCCATCAGCGCCACCAGTGTTGGCCTGATACTCAGCACCTCGGCGAACGCCTTTACCGCGTTGAAGTACGCAGGGGCCGCCTATTTGTTGTACCTGGGCTACAAAAGCTGGCGCTCGGATCGTTTCAGCACGCTGCTTGAAACGCGCCCCTCAAGCCCTGGCTATCGCTTCCTTGAAGCGGCTTCGATGCAGCTATTGAACCCCAAGGCGGTGTTTTTCTTTCTGGCGGTGTTCCCGCAATTCATCGACACCTCGGCGCACTTCTACACCCAGTTCATAAAGCTAGTCGCTACTTATGGCGTACTGGTGATTCTGGTGCATGGCAGCTATGCCTTGCTCGCCAATGCCGCCAAAGGCTGGTTATCGAGCCCGAAGGGTTCCTGGCTGACCGCGAAAGTCTCGGGCGTGACCTTCGCAGGCTTTGGCGTGCTCATGGCGTCGTCGAGTCGCTAA
- a CDS encoding LysR substrate-binding domain-containing protein, whose amino-acid sequence MKNPLPPLNAVRAFAVAARHQSFSLAAEELHVSHSAVSRHIKLLEEYLGVLLFERRIRQSVLTPAGQRFYEQVSAGLSQIANAAAALKQHASLPTVKINVRPSFAVLWLTPRLADFIAQHPGIKPQVITQTQAPDQARDGFDIVIRRGRDDWAPAIEARALFEDELLLVAAPSLIERLPLEDLTSLSRHTLLTAKARREDWHNWAMHFDQSQSAAQVTRQFDHMHLVLQAAVEGQGLALCPTSLLGNHLLSGQLICPLPELRMPLPRYYYGVAPEVTAHTRVFVEWLFARIAQDELRWQTPRAVTATP is encoded by the coding sequence ATGAAAAATCCACTACCGCCTCTTAACGCTGTTCGCGCCTTCGCCGTTGCTGCTCGTCATCAGAGCTTCAGCCTGGCGGCCGAAGAGCTGCATGTCAGCCACAGTGCCGTCAGCCGGCACATCAAATTGCTTGAGGAGTACTTGGGCGTGCTGTTGTTCGAGCGACGCATCCGTCAATCGGTGCTGACGCCGGCCGGCCAGCGCTTTTATGAGCAGGTCAGTGCCGGGCTGTCGCAGATCGCCAACGCCGCCGCTGCACTCAAGCAACATGCCTCGCTGCCTACCGTGAAGATCAATGTGCGCCCGTCCTTTGCCGTGCTTTGGCTGACGCCCAGGCTGGCGGATTTCATTGCGCAGCACCCCGGCATCAAACCGCAGGTGATTACTCAAACCCAGGCGCCCGATCAGGCACGCGACGGGTTCGATATCGTCATTCGCCGTGGTCGTGACGATTGGGCACCGGCGATTGAGGCGCGAGCACTGTTCGAAGACGAATTGTTGCTGGTCGCGGCGCCATCGCTGATCGAGCGCCTGCCGCTTGAAGACCTCACGTCCCTGAGCCGCCACACGTTACTGACCGCCAAGGCCCGCCGCGAAGACTGGCACAATTGGGCCATGCACTTTGACCAAAGTCAGTCAGCCGCTCAGGTCACCCGGCAGTTTGATCACATGCACCTGGTGCTTCAGGCCGCCGTGGAGGGACAGGGCCTTGCCTTGTGCCCGACCTCTTTGCTGGGCAACCATCTTTTGAGCGGACAGCTGATCTGCCCGTTGCCCGAGTTGCGCATGCCGTTGCCGCGTTATTACTACGGTGTCGCGCCGGAGGTGACGGCGCATACACGGGTCTTTGTGGAGTGGTTGTTTGCCCGCATTGCTCAGGATGAACTGCGTTGGCAAACACCTCGTGCTGTGACCGCTACGCCCTGA
- a CDS encoding branched-chain amino acid aminotransferase, which translates to MGNESINWDKLGFDYIKTDKRYLSHWRNGEWDKGTLTEDNVLHISEGSTALHYGQQCFEGLKAYRCKDGSINLFRPDQNAARMQRSCARLLMPQVSTEQFIEACKDVVRANERFIPPYGTGGALYLRPFVIGVGDNIGVRTAPEFIFSIFCIPVGAYFKGGLTPHNFLISSYDRAAPQGTGAAKVGGNYAASLMPGSQAKKAHFADAIYLDPMTHTKIEEVGSANFFGITHDNKFVTPNSPSVLPGITRLSLIELAKTRLGLEVVEGDVFIDKLSDFKEAGACGTAAVITPIGGISYNDKLHVFHSETEVGPVTQKLYKELTGVQTGDIEAPAGWIVKV; encoded by the coding sequence ATGGGTAACGAAAGCATCAATTGGGACAAGCTGGGTTTTGACTACATCAAGACAGACAAGCGCTATCTGTCGCACTGGCGTAATGGCGAGTGGGACAAAGGCACCCTGACCGAAGACAACGTGCTGCACATCAGCGAAGGCTCCACTGCCCTTCACTATGGCCAGCAGTGCTTCGAAGGCCTGAAGGCCTACCGTTGCAAGGACGGTTCGATCAACCTGTTCCGCCCGGACCAGAACGCCGCACGCATGCAACGCAGCTGCGCGCGCCTGCTGATGCCGCAAGTGTCCACCGAACAGTTCATCGAAGCGTGCAAGGACGTGGTCCGCGCCAATGAGCGTTTCATTCCGCCTTACGGCACCGGCGGCGCGCTGTACCTGCGCCCGTTCGTGATCGGCGTGGGTGACAACATCGGCGTGCGTACCGCGCCCGAGTTCATCTTCTCGATCTTCTGCATCCCGGTCGGTGCCTACTTCAAGGGCGGCCTGACCCCGCACAACTTCCTGATCTCCAGCTACGACCGTGCCGCCCCACAAGGCACCGGCGCGGCCAAGGTCGGTGGCAACTACGCCGCCAGCCTGATGCCAGGCTCCCAGGCCAAGAAGGCGCACTTCGCCGACGCCATCTACCTGGACCCGATGACCCACACCAAAATCGAAGAAGTCGGCTCGGCCAACTTCTTCGGGATCACCCACGACAACAAGTTCGTCACCCCGAATTCCCCTTCGGTGTTGCCGGGCATCACCCGTCTGTCGTTGATCGAGCTGGCTAAAACCCGTCTGGGTCTGGAAGTGGTCGAAGGTGACGTGTTCATCGACAAGCTGTCCGACTTCAAGGAAGCCGGCGCTTGCGGCACCGCCGCGGTGATCACCCCGATCGGCGGCATCAGCTACAACGACAAGCTGCACGTGTTCCACAGCGAAACCGAAGTCGGCCCGGTCACCCAGAAGCTCTACAAAGAGCTGACCGGTGTACAGACTGGCGACATCGAGGCGCCAGCGGGCTGGATCGTCAAGGTTTGA
- the lpdA gene encoding dihydrolipoyl dehydrogenase, with protein MQILNTTLLIIGGGPGGYVTAIRAGQLGISTILVEGESLGGTCLNIGCIPSKALIHVAEQFHQTQHHSQYSALGISVSAPTLDIGKSVEWKDGIVDRLTTGVSALLKKHKVQVIQGWAKVVDGKTVEVGDTRIQCEHLVLATGSKSVNLPMLPIGGPIISSTEALAPKSVPKRLVVVGGGYIGLELGIAYRKLGAEVSVVEAQDRILPAYDAELTHPVHEALKQLDVKLYLKHSVEGFDSQRNTLQVRDPNGDILNLATDQVLVAVGRKPNTQGWNLEALNLDMNGSAIKIDNRCQTSMRNVYAIGDLSGEPMLAHRAMAQGEMVAELISGKHREFNPTAIAAVCFTDPELVVVGKTPDEAKASELDCIVSSFPFAANGRAMTLESKSGFVRVVARRDNHVIVGWQAVGVGVSELSTAFGQSLEMGARLEDIAGTIHAHPTLGEAVQEAALRALGHALHL; from the coding sequence ATGCAGATTTTGAACACCACACTGCTGATCATTGGCGGCGGCCCCGGCGGTTATGTGACGGCGATCCGTGCTGGTCAGCTTGGCATTTCGACCATTCTGGTGGAAGGCGAATCCTTGGGCGGCACCTGCCTGAACATCGGTTGCATTCCATCGAAGGCATTGATTCACGTCGCCGAACAGTTCCACCAGACACAACATCACAGCCAATACTCGGCGTTGGGCATCAGCGTGTCGGCGCCGACCCTGGACATCGGCAAGAGCGTCGAATGGAAGGACGGCATTGTTGATCGCCTGACCACTGGCGTCTCGGCGCTATTAAAGAAGCACAAGGTCCAAGTCATTCAAGGCTGGGCCAAAGTGGTCGACGGCAAGACTGTCGAAGTTGGCGATACGCGCATTCAGTGTGAGCACCTGGTGCTGGCCACCGGTTCGAAAAGCGTCAACCTGCCGATGCTGCCGATTGGCGGGCCGATCATCTCCTCCACCGAAGCGCTGGCGCCGAAAAGCGTGCCTAAGCGGTTGGTCGTGGTCGGTGGCGGTTACATCGGTCTGGAGCTGGGGATCGCCTATCGCAAGCTCGGCGCCGAGGTCAGCGTGGTCGAGGCGCAGGATCGTATCCTGCCGGCCTACGATGCCGAACTGACCCATCCGGTGCATGAAGCACTCAAGCAACTCGATGTGAAGCTTTACTTGAAACACAGCGTCGAAGGCTTTGATTCACAAAGAAATACGCTGCAAGTTCGTGACCCGAACGGCGACATCCTGAATCTTGCAACCGATCAGGTACTGGTGGCCGTTGGTCGCAAACCCAACACTCAAGGCTGGAACCTCGAAGCCTTGAATCTGGACATGAACGGTTCGGCGATCAAGATCGACAACCGTTGCCAGACCAGCATGCGCAACGTCTACGCCATCGGCGACTTGAGCGGCGAACCGATGCTCGCCCACCGGGCCATGGCTCAGGGCGAGATGGTCGCCGAACTGATCAGCGGCAAACACCGCGAATTCAACCCGACCGCCATCGCCGCCGTGTGCTTCACCGACCCGGAACTGGTGGTGGTCGGCAAGACCCCGGACGAGGCCAAGGCTTCGGAGCTGGACTGCATCGTGTCCAGCTTCCCGTTCGCCGCCAATGGCCGGGCGATGACGCTGGAGTCGAAAAGCGGCTTCGTGCGAGTCGTGGCGCGCCGTGACAATCATGTGATCGTCGGCTGGCAAGCTGTCGGTGTAGGCGTGTCGGAGTTGTCGACGGCGTTCGGCCAGAGCCTGGAAATGGGCGCTCGTCTGGAAGACATCGCCGGCACCATCCACGCACATCCGACGCTCGGCGAGGCGGTGCAGGAAGCTGCGTTGCGTGCTTTGGGCCACGCGTTGCACCTGTAA
- a CDS encoding dihydrolipoamide acetyltransferase family protein — translation MGTHVIKMPDIGEGIAEVELSQWHVKVGDMVVEDQVLADVMTDKAMVDIPSPVHGKVIALGGQPGEVMAVGSILISIEVEGAGNVKESAQPVAVKEAPVAAPKIEAVVESKPVAAPRPAAVCQGPMVAREADERPLASPAVRKHALDLGIQLRLVRGSGPAGRILHEDLEAYLAQGQSNASTATAAYAQRNDEQQIPVIGMRRKIAQRMQDATQRAAHFSYVEEIDVTAVEELRAHLNEKHGATRGKLTLLPFLVRALVVALRDFPQINARYDDEAQVITRLGAVHVGVATQADIGLMVPVVRHAEARSLWDSAAEISRLATAARTGKASRDELSGSTITLTSLGALGGIVSTPVLNLPEVAIVGVNKIVERPMVVKGQIVIRKMMNLSSSFDHRVVDGMDAAQFIQAIRGLLEQPATLFVE, via the coding sequence ATGGGCACGCACGTTATTAAGATGCCGGACATTGGCGAAGGCATTGCAGAAGTTGAATTGTCGCAGTGGCACGTCAAGGTCGGCGACATGGTCGTCGAGGATCAGGTGCTGGCCGATGTCATGACCGACAAGGCGATGGTCGACATTCCGTCCCCGGTACATGGCAAGGTGATTGCCCTGGGCGGCCAGCCTGGCGAAGTCATGGCGGTTGGCAGCATCCTGATCAGCATCGAAGTCGAAGGCGCGGGCAACGTTAAAGAGTCGGCTCAGCCAGTAGCGGTTAAAGAAGCCCCCGTTGCAGCGCCTAAAATTGAAGCCGTTGTTGAAAGTAAACCGGTTGCGGCACCTCGTCCGGCCGCCGTGTGCCAAGGCCCGATGGTTGCCCGCGAGGCCGATGAGCGTCCGCTGGCCTCCCCGGCCGTGCGCAAACATGCGCTGGACCTCGGTATTCAATTGCGTCTTGTGCGTGGCAGCGGCCCTGCCGGGCGGATTCTGCACGAAGACCTCGAAGCTTATCTGGCTCAGGGTCAGTCGAACGCATCGACCGCCACCGCCGCTTACGCCCAGCGCAACGACGAACAGCAAATCCCGGTAATCGGCATGCGCCGCAAGATCGCCCAGCGCATGCAGGACGCCACCCAGCGCGCTGCCCACTTCAGCTACGTCGAAGAAATCGACGTCACCGCCGTCGAAGAACTGCGCGCACACCTGAACGAAAAACACGGCGCGACCCGCGGCAAGCTGACCTTGCTGCCGTTCTTGGTCCGCGCATTGGTCGTGGCTCTGCGCGACTTCCCGCAGATCAACGCCCGTTACGACGACGAAGCGCAAGTCATCACCCGTCTCGGCGCGGTGCATGTGGGCGTCGCCACCCAAGCCGACATCGGTTTGATGGTGCCGGTGGTGCGTCACGCCGAAGCCCGGAGCCTGTGGGACAGCGCCGCAGAAATCTCCCGTCTTGCCACCGCCGCACGCACTGGCAAGGCCAGCCGCGATGAACTGTCCGGCTCGACCATCACCCTGACCAGCCTCGGAGCCCTGGGTGGCATCGTCAGCACCCCGGTGCTGAACCTGCCGGAAGTGGCGATCGTCGGCGTGAACAAAATCGTCGAACGGCCGATGGTCGTCAAAGGCCAGATCGTGATTCGCAAGATGATGAACCTCTCCAGCTCCTTCGATCACCGCGTGGTCGATGGCATGGACGCGGCGCAATTCATCCAGGCCATCCGTGGCTTGCTCGAACAACCCGCCACCTTGTTTGTGGAGTAA
- a CDS encoding alpha-ketoacid dehydrogenase subunit beta encodes MNDHNNKIELETAMTTTTMTMIQALRSAMDVMLERDDNVVVFGQDVGYFGGVFRCTEGLQNKYGTSRVFDAPISESGIVGVAVGMGAYGLRPVAEIQFADYVYPASDQIISEAARLRYRSAGEFTAPMTLRMPCGGGIYGGQTHSQSIEAMFTQVCGLRTVMPSNPYDAKGLLIASIENDDPVIFLEPKRLYNGPFDGHHERPVTPWSKHPAAQVPDGYYTVPLDVAAITRPGKDVTILTYGTTVYVSQVAAEETDIDAEVIDLRSLWPLDLDTIVKSVKKTGRCVIVHEATRTCGFGAELVALVQEHCFHYLEAPIERVTGWDTPYPHAQEWAYFPGPSRVGAALHRVMEV; translated from the coding sequence ATGAACGATCACAACAACAAAATCGAGTTGGAAACCGCCATGACCACGACCACCATGACCATGATCCAGGCCCTGCGCTCGGCCATGGATGTGATGCTTGAGCGTGACGACAACGTCGTGGTGTTCGGCCAGGACGTGGGCTACTTCGGCGGCGTGTTCCGTTGCACCGAAGGCCTGCAGAACAAGTACGGCACCTCCCGTGTATTCGACGCACCGATCTCCGAAAGCGGCATCGTTGGCGTCGCCGTGGGCATGGGCGCTTACGGTTTGCGGCCGGTGGCCGAGATCCAGTTCGCCGACTACGTGTACCCGGCGTCGGACCAGATCATTTCCGAAGCAGCACGCCTGCGTTATCGCTCGGCCGGCGAGTTCACCGCGCCGATGACCCTGCGCATGCCATGCGGTGGCGGCATCTATGGCGGTCAGACCCACAGCCAGAGCATCGAGGCGATGTTCACCCAGGTCTGCGGTTTGCGTACCGTCATGCCGTCCAACCCTTACGACGCCAAAGGCCTGTTGATCGCCTCCATCGAAAACGATGACCCGGTGATCTTCCTCGAGCCAAAGCGCCTGTACAACGGCCCGTTCGACGGTCACCACGAACGTCCGGTAACCCCGTGGTCGAAACACCCGGCCGCACAGGTGCCAGACGGTTACTACACCGTGCCGCTGGATGTCGCCGCCATCACCCGTCCGGGCAAGGACGTGACCATCCTGACCTACGGCACCACGGTTTATGTGTCGCAAGTCGCCGCTGAAGAAACCGACATCGACGCCGAAGTCATCGACCTGCGCAGCCTGTGGCCGCTGGACCTGGACACCATCGTCAAGTCAGTGAAGAAAACCGGCCGTTGCGTGATCGTTCACGAAGCGACCCGCACCTGCGGTTTCGGCGCCGAACTGGTCGCCTTGGTGCAAGAGCATTGCTTCCACTACCTGGAAGCGCCGATCGAGCGCGTCACCGGTTGGGACACTCCCTACCCGCACGCGCAAGAGTGGGCGTATTTCCCTGGTCCGTCCCGTGTGGGCGCGGCTTTGCATCGGGTTATGGAGGTCTGA